Genomic segment of Candidatus Protochlamydia amoebophila UWE25:
CCTGAAAAACAATATGTCCATCATAAGGGGAATAAAGTTGTTTATGTAGGTATAGCAGATAAAAAGACAATTATTAACGTCGTTTATCGAGATCCCGAAACTCACTATGTTTATGCAAAACGTTTTATTGTCGAAAAATTCATTTTAGATAAATATTACCGCTATTTGGAAGAAGGAACAACTTTGGAATTTATTTCTACACAACCTGGAGTTTCTTTAGAATTACAATTTATTCCAAAACCTCGTCAAACTATTTCAAAAATGCAATTTCAAATCGATAATATAGCGGTAAAAGGGGTGACAGCCAAAGGTATTCGCATATCAAACCGGGAAGTCAAAAAAGTTATTATTGCCAAATAAGCCATTGCAATGTGTTTTGATCTTTATAAAGCTCTTTGAAGGAGTTACGACCCTTTAGTTTATTGTGCTTGGATAAATACGAGAAAGAAAATTAAGAAACGAGGTATTTAGTTTTGCAATTGCCTTTAAAGATTGAAGTTAAACCTCATGAATGGCGTAAAGAACTTTTTACTCTTTATATTAATGAAGAGCGAGAGCGAGATATCCATTCATCTATTTTCGGGAAAAAACCCATTTTACCTACTTGTTTACAGCTCTCTGATTGGAAAGAAATGTTTGATCGATGGGAATACAAACGAACTAGAAATTACGTTATTTGGCGTCTATCTAATCAATCTTATCACTCAGAACAACTACAAAAATTACTTAAAGATAAACTTGTTCAACCTGTAACCATACAAAAAGTAATTCAAGAATGTAAAATAGCAGGGTATTTGAATGATGAGGATTGGATTTCTTCATTTATGCGTAGTCATCAAAAAAAACATAGTTTGCGATCCATTCTTGTTAAACTTCAAACAAAAGGGTTAACGAGAGAGAGTTTAGAACAAATTAAACAAGAATGGAATCAATCAGATCAAGAAAAAAATGGAATTCTCACATTACTTCGAACTCGCTATCAGCATCAAAATTTAAGGGATTTTGTGATAAAACAAAAAGTTGTGACAGCTTTGATGCGTAAAGGATATTCATTTGATTTAATAGAAACAACGATACGCGAATTTATTGTGGATTAGTTTTATTTTTTTAATTAATTTATTTGCCATATTGTGTAATATAAATTATTTTGATATTATAAAAGTAAAGACCAGGGATTTCTGGCCAATTATCAAAGTAGGTCTGTATGTCTCAAGAAAATGTTAGTTCAGTTGGAGCTGTTGATTCAGCGAGCGTAAATGTGCAAGATCCAGCAGCAACAAATTCTCCAAATGGAACATTAAAGTCTAGTTCGGAAGTCAAAAGTTTGGCTGCCTTCAAAGAAATGGCTCCTGAAGTTTATGATAAAATGATGTTGTCAATAGCAACTGAGATTTGTAATAAAATGAAAGCACACCAAGAAAAATTGAAACAGATGTGGCGAGAGGCAACTGAACGTGCAAAAGGGGGATAGCTTTCTTATTTTATATTCTATCATGATGAAATCAAACTATTCTACATTGCTTTGTTGAATCGCTAGTGATGGCTATAAGTTCACATAATAGCGATTTACTTTTTAGTTAAAATAATTTTTGACAATCAATCACATGGAATATGCAAATATTTTCAATTTCAAATAAATTCCTTTTTGACCTACATAGTAGCTAAATCTTAGCGGACAAAAATGAATTTTAACTTTAGCTAAAGTCAATTCTTCTTTAGAATAAGCTTATGTTTGATTACCAATTATTTTTAGCATTTCCTATTTCAGAAGCTTACTTTTATCAATTGCTCCAGATTTCAGAACCAGTTCGCAACTTATTCATTCAAGAAATTGAAGGGGAATATTTGCAACAAATCACCTATCAAAAAAAGATTTATTTAGGCAAAAATGTCGGGCATTCGGTTGAATTGGAAAAATTAGAATTTATACAAAATCATATTTTCAGTTTACTTAAACGATTAGTGAGCGATTATCCCTATCACGAGCAGTCCCTAGTAGTTTTAGCTATTCCTCAGAATGAATGTTCTTCTTAAAGAAAAAGTATTTTTATGGCAAATTCTTATGGAGAAGAAGTTGATCTCTTAATCATATCTGAAGATGAGGTGGGAGAACGCTTAGATAAAGTTTTAGCTAGACGTTTTAATGCTAAATACTCTCGTACCTATTTTCAATTTTTGATTGATAAGCATTTGATATTAGTCAATGGGATTGCTGTCAAAAAAAGGACATTATTGCAAGAAGGGGATGAAGTTGAAGTGCAATTCCTCGCATCTCCTGAATCAAATTTAATGCCAGAAAATATTCCTTTATCTATTCTTTACGAGGATGAACATCTTCTTGTCATTAACAAACCAGCCGGAATGGTCGTTCATCCAGCACCTGGTAATTGGTCAGGTACTTTTGTGAACGCTCTACTTTATTATTGTCAGAAGTTACCGCTTTTACCAGACACTATACGTCCTGGCATTGTTCATCGGTTAGATAAAGGCACTTCAGGACTATTAGTGGCAGCTAAAACGCTTGAGACGCAGCAAAAACTCATTGAATTGTTTGCCTCTAGAAAAGTCTATAAAGCTTACCTAGCTATTTGTATTGGACGACCAGCAGATGGAGAAATACAAGCACCTATTGGTAGGCATCCTATACATCGTAAACAAATGGCTGTTATTCCGACTGGTAAACCTGCCATTAGTTTTTGCAAAACACTTGGATGGAGTGATAAATTGAGCTTTGTGCAAATTGAGATTGCCACGGGTCGCACCCATCAAATTCGTGTGCATATGAAGTATAGAGGGTCTCCTATTCTAGGAGATCCCTTGTATGGTCAAATTTCTTTAAATCAATATTACTCTGTTCCACATCAACTTCTTCATGCAGCGGTATTGCGTTTTCAACACCCCATTTCGCTAGAAAATCTAGAATTTTGTACTCCACCTCCTCCGGAAATGGTTCGATTGATTAAAAAAATAGACCCTAAATCTCCATATATTCGAGATGTTGAATAGGAGAGATAGATATGAGATGAAGTTAGTTATTCAACGTGTGTTACAAGCGCAAGTTTATATTGATGATAACCTGTTTAGTGCAATTGGCCCTGGCTTAATGTTATTGCTAGGAATTCACCATCAAGATAACTTAGAGCAGATTTTATGGTCTGTGGATAAGCTAGTTCATTTACGCATTTTTAACGATGAAAATGGAAAGATGAATAGAAATGTAAAAGAATGTGAAGGAGAAATATTAGTAGTCAGTCAATTTACTTTATACGGAAATTGTTTAAATGGTCGAAGACCCGACTTTATCCAAGCTGCTTCTCCTCCAATAGCTCTTTCTCTTTACAGACAATTTATTGATGAATTAAAAAAAGAAGCTCCCCATGTCAAAACAGGACAGTTTGGGGCTCAGATGCAAGTTTCATTAACAAACGATGGTCCTGTTACTTTTATCCTAGAGTCATTGGATCGACGGAAAGCATAATTTAAAAATTTTTTGCTTTTTATCTACCATTTCACTTGTTTAACAAGTGAATAAATGCTTATAAAATATTTTATATAGAGAAAGTAAAATAAAAAAAAACTTTTGATGGTTTTTTCTAGAAAATTATAGAATAATTCGCTATTGTCAAATTAAGAGACAATTATGTTTTATTGCATACGACGTCGAATGTTATCAACGTTTCATATTTGCAAAGGATCGAATTATGAAAGAATTTGTAGCATATATAGTTAAGAATTTGGTCGATCATCCAGACAAGGTAAAGATTAATGAAATCGGCGGTACACAAACACT
This window contains:
- a CDS encoding regulatory protein RecX; translated protein: MQLPLKIEVKPHEWRKELFTLYINEERERDIHSSIFGKKPILPTCLQLSDWKEMFDRWEYKRTRNYVIWRLSNQSYHSEQLQKLLKDKLVQPVTIQKVIQECKIAGYLNDEDWISSFMRSHQKKHSLRSILVKLQTKGLTRESLEQIKQEWNQSDQEKNGILTLLRTRYQHQNLRDFVIKQKVVTALMRKGYSFDLIETTIREFIVD
- a CDS encoding RluA family pseudouridine synthase; this encodes MANSYGEEVDLLIISEDEVGERLDKVLARRFNAKYSRTYFQFLIDKHLILVNGIAVKKRTLLQEGDEVEVQFLASPESNLMPENIPLSILYEDEHLLVINKPAGMVVHPAPGNWSGTFVNALLYYCQKLPLLPDTIRPGIVHRLDKGTSGLLVAAKTLETQQKLIELFASRKVYKAYLAICIGRPADGEIQAPIGRHPIHRKQMAVIPTGKPAISFCKTLGWSDKLSFVQIEIATGRTHQIRVHMKYRGSPILGDPLYGQISLNQYYSVPHQLLHAAVLRFQHPISLENLEFCTPPPPEMVRLIKKIDPKSPYIRDVE
- the dtd gene encoding D-aminoacyl-tRNA deacylase, with product MKLVIQRVLQAQVYIDDNLFSAIGPGLMLLLGIHHQDNLEQILWSVDKLVHLRIFNDENGKMNRNVKECEGEILVVSQFTLYGNCLNGRRPDFIQAASPPIALSLYRQFIDELKKEAPHVKTGQFGAQMQVSLTNDGPVTFILESLDRRKA